The Anastrepha obliqua isolate idAnaObli1 chromosome 5, idAnaObli1_1.0, whole genome shotgun sequence DNA window cCCTCTCTGTAACAGCATAACTTGGGCTTTGTACATCGGGATATTAAGGCTGAAAATGTGCTACTGCTGTCAGAGGATCGCTTGAAGCTGGCTGATTTCGGTTTTAGCACACAACTTATCAATGGTAAGTGGCAATGGTTATGGCTACATGCGTTTGTGTGTGCGTATGGAGACGCTTGTGTACAAAGTTGTATAAAATATGGCGGAATGTTTAGGAGGAAATGAAGCGTTGCTAAGggttacaatttttgaaatattttataaagtttcGCGGTTgcgaatatttcatttaaaatgcaGAAATATTCAGTGGGcggtattaaaaaatattgtaaattaattattttctgcATGCACCCAAGGGCATTTTGGCAATCATTAAACGGTAGTACTTTAAGGAATTCAATAAACCAAAACCTCTTTACTTCTTTAGGTAGACCAATTTTAGGGTACGCATCAATGGTGTACAGCCTTAAGTATCAAATGGTGGACTAGCATCTGTGTGAAAGCAATTCCTGTTATTCGCTCTGTTGTCTGtacaaaaacggtttgaggCTTCTAAACTCGTTTATTTCGTATGCCGTTTATGCTTGACACTTGCTGAGTGGGTTGGTTAAGAGTCCCCCTCTACTTGTTTACTATGCAATTAGTCGCATCAGTAAGGGGGTGATGAGTCATTTGATGTTACATTTCATTACGAATTTcataatatagggtttttcagtaagagcgcttcaacttttgaacttttttgaataaaacacaaacggtttgacttttttaactaattttttttattatcgagtttgaacatataatatacatttaagtatgaaatttgatttcttttgcatgaccaccgcgtgcacgttttaccaagtccaatcgttgaacccaattttcgaccactctttcgCATAAATcgaccgaaattccagcaatttcgcgttcaatattggctctgagctcacaaatcgtcgccggcttgttactgtagaccaatgacttcacataaccccaaaacgggacggcttgttaaatggaccgtaaaatggccgtaatgctcttaaagtagcagcaacagaacgattattttcataaaaaatttgcacgatttgcaatcgttgcacaagtgtgtagcgttccatgatgaaatgtatactaatgaagtttacaaatgacaagcgaaaaataaaaaatattgcgtcgttcgccctccctatcggaaaaaagttgaagcgcacctattgcaAAACCCTATAGTAGAAAGTAGTAGAAGTGCtttatattgcaaagttttgactattaattttttccattttccataaaaatatagattgtactacaagaaaaattataaaattaaaagtctcgagttttgcagaaaattaaaaaaaaaatcatcacatTTTTAACAAACTTGCAAACTCTTTaagcagaatttttagaaaaaaatgcattttatagcccattaaaatttggtataagacagtgcaaatttgaagtaactcaaaaatcgcgttgatttaaaaaaagttttttttttgttggtgtgaattttctgcatataaaaaatatctcgaGCTTCCGTTATATGGACGAAAATGCATAATACATTTACTTAAGTGGtccagagctcgaaaatttaaggtattttcaggattttttttttacaataaaaaaaaatgaaaaacattattaaaattttttaggctttttatttaactttttttttttaattttaataattttaaaaattacgctGCAGCTGACTCTCTCCAAAAATTGTACCTGGACGGTGtggtccattttggctcttctatttatctgaaacacaaaaacccaaaaaacattattaatcagtatgactatgTCTcgtactataataaaaaaaattgacaaaaaattgattttttaataaaaaaaaatacgaaataattggaATAAtattatgattctagtacgggcgatagccattgatgttttgaacaacaaattaaaatttcagacgattcggttaaatagttttttttttgacagcatcaggccgaaaaaagtcgtttcgaaataaatgagtttaaagtttgaggtacagaagCGCGCGAACCGCTCTCTACccagttaatgggctgtagaagctataatattgagaattttcgcaccaaaatttcacagtatattcttaaaatactatactttcgaaatatcgaaaaagcaaaaaattgattttttttaatttttagaccaGCCCAGGTCTCCTTAACTGCAAAACTGGATAATCAGAATCTTTCTGAAGATTCTAGCAAAAAAGTTTGAGATTTGAGAtcgaaatttttagaatttcattttttaatttttacaaagtttgaatctttcatttatatggtttttgctgtggtatgaaataaattaaacaaaaaagtaaaaagaaaaaaattgcttaaaatatataaatagccAAAACTTTAAGCTGCTATTATTGCAAATGGAAGTGTATGTAGTACTGAAAAACCTTTCAGCAGTAACCGTACTATTTACCCGGATACCaattttgttggaaattttagaaatttgataaaaatttgaaggTGTACTCGTTTCAATTGGtctaaaaaaatgcgaaaaattcaaTAGGGGTATTCgtcggcgaccgccgtagccaaatgggttggtgcgtgactaccattcggaatttcgAGAGATattgtcggttcgaatctcggtaaaagatcaaaattatgaaaaatctttttctagtTGCGGTCGACCCTCgggaggcaatggcaagcctccgagtgtatttctgccatgaaaaagctcctcataaaaaaatatatctgctaTTCAGAGtcgagtgtaagcgccaattacatatatataaagtgCTGAACAGTCTTTAATGATCGTAGCATAGTACAGACGTATCCTATTGCACTATAGATGTGGTTATTCCTAGTCAGAGTTCtgttaaaaattattccaaTCTTCTTTGCAGAGTccacaattttttataccaGAATTGTTAAGTTTTACTTTATTGTAGTCGTCAAGTTAAAacgtatttttgtaaataacgatACACTGTGATTTGTGATCATTAACATACAATTCCAACAAAAGTGGGCCAGGAATCATCAATATGGTAATACATCTCTGTTATCATTGAAGAAAAATTCCAACACTAGgcttacaaaaaatttcaaaaccgtTCGGTGATATGCCCACTTTTAGGTAAATGCGAGTATCTCGATGACGACTTAATTGAATTCGTCAAGACTTGGATGAAAGCCATGCCCACCTTTTATACTTgcatattaaaactaaatttcggCCGTTCCTTAGTTAATAACTCTTATAGAATATGCGTTTGTTTgaatcaaaaaattaacaactagCTCACATTAAATGTTCCTAAAATGTGCGCGAGTATACGAAGTTGAGTCCAAACCAAATTTATCAAAGTTAGACttaattgtatttaataaaagttaTGTCGTATAAAAAATGGTTAATTTTTCCTCGcaaattttacttaatattgtagttgctcattttttttatttatctctgTTTTTAGGTGCCAATCAGAAGCTGGACACATTCTGTGGTTCCCCGCCTTATGCAGCGCCCGAACTCTTTTCGGATGATCATTACATCGGCGCGCCAGTGGATATTTGGGCGCTCGGCATATTGCTTTACTTTATGGTTGTCGGCAATATGCCATTTCGAGCGCCCACAATACCTGGATTGAAGGCGGCCATTTTAAAAGGTGACTACCTGCTGCCTGGACAATTGAGTTTGCCCTGCATAAGACTTATACGTAAGTAGTTggcaaattaattatttactaaTATCTACAAGTGTATATACAGTCTATGTCAGAagaaaggaaccgcgattatttatgaagtatattataaaagatatatatttaaaaaattttgacatgaaagtatgtacaaaagtcgcaattactcaataagccgtgtagtcttcatcgttgtcgagtatagcctggatTTTCTGCATAGttcgtcgacaaagaggaccagattttgcgaacttgacaaacgagttgctttaaaccatggactggccttccggcaaaaTGTGTTTTCATAGTTTCCCACACactttcaatggggttggcgtctgaggactgggaaggccagtccactactgtgacgccattttcttctCTTGTtatttctcaatgtgtttttgtgagagcagtggttttgatgatgtggggcggtaggatatgttcgcctccttcagtcgaggttcaatggtgttgatactcacatctattcccctTTTAACAAGATGGGTCCCACTTAAATAGTTGGTCAATCACTTTATCTTGCTTTTTTGGCGTTACTCGCTTCAAGCAGCGCTCGAAAAAGTCATCAAcgttttgtacaccttataccgctaaATCCACAtcccaacaaacttttttgattttttaattacttttgcagccgcggcgtaagataatttcggccctttcgaatgtgtgcataaaaatatcgcctcaaaacgcttcgcgtacttctcactcatttttgtttatttacgtttacgggaaagtttcgaacgacactaacctgagttagcactggcgtcaaAAATCCAGTTATTTTCTTCTGCCATAGACTGTAAATATCTGCGATTTGAAGATATATTAGCAATTATATAAATCGCTTGagagccaaaaaaaattaatacagacTAGCTTTATTTATATGACTATTTGtttagctttttatttttcaaacccGTCGCTCgcgcattttatttaatttttcatggaAATCGCATGTGAgtgataatattaaaataataaatataaacatttcgAGCTGTTcacgattttaaatttaaaattcatttccCTTCACTTTTTATCATCACAAAAGATGGTGCGCGATGGTCTTGTTTGTCTCTCAAACTTTTCCAAATTCCTGGCATTAGggctatttacatataaattccaTGTTGTACTTCAAgcataatttcattaaaagaaaaaacatcatAAAAAGGCGTTACGTGCATTTGAGTCAGTTGGGATTAGACTTTAAATTTgcgagttttattttttcacacaaaattctcCTTTCCTGCTCAAATTGTGAATTTTCTCATTCAACTAAGTTTTTTCTTCCTCTCacacttttttttcttgttcactcctctagggagcatagggcctcgacaagacttagtcttgcgttggtttcgttaatctatttgatatCTGACAggttaggtgattagcctgccgctaccagtcctaaatagtgggaattcCCACCTGTCATTGCTTAGGAACAAGGCCTTATTATTGCTTGCAGCGCCGTCTGCGTTTcccatttttctgccagaaggatcgcacagatggttgagaatTTCGCTAAAGTGGTTGTTgctgcttgttttagcagccacaatgcaaataatgcgctgactattgtacgggagtaaggatggaaagaatggaaaggataatttttttttgggtttgaggaatgaaaCAGGGAAagaggtaaatttggaaaagtgcgaggaccgagCTTTTCGTGGGATtgcatttttttacagtttGCGAATCTCAGTTTTTGATTTGGATATTTGAGTTaatcgaatttaatttttgattccggattttaatttttttcacacacaattttctttttgcattcaactacgatttttttttcttgcttttatctcgttttttttattgtttctaacTGTCTGCGAGTCTCAGTCTTTAATATTTGAGTCAATTgagtttatttattacttcattttagttttgatttatTATACCTATGTTTCACATTGTATTTCTACTTCTCAGTACGTGGCGTATAGATtcaaaatatctatttttttaaatttttctaccattttttattctttcagaACGCATTCTCATCCACATACCCGCACGTCGCCCCACCATCGATGACATGCTCAACAGTCAATTCGTTTGCTATCCGAAGCTCAGCGCCGAACTGATGCAGTACGAGATCAATTTGCGTACGAAACCCGTCAAACGTTCCGGTTTCTGGGTGCGCTCCAAATCACGACGCATGCGCAAATCGTATTCACTGCGCGAACGTTACATGGAGGTGACCAACAAGCCGCCCATCAACATGAATACCCGCAAAAGTGATGGGGTATTCGTAGATAATTTCTTACATCCGATCGAAATCAATCGTGATCTGCCCAACGAGCTCACCAAAGAGCCATCGAAGCCCAACACACCGAAGCGTTCGTTCTTCTGTGGCACGCTGAAAAAGAAAGTCAGCCCAATGGAGTTGGAGAAGGAGCGACAACTGGCCAATGGCCATGGTTGTGAGAATCGCCAATGGAATTTGGATGTGGCTATCGATTGTCCGCTTTTCAAGAACTACGATGTGGAGACGGGAGATTTTGTTATGCTGCCAACAGATACCGATGATTTGACATTGGTGAAACCGCTCGAGTACGAAGCACGTCAACTGCTCGACGAACTGGGCATCAACTCGGAAATGCTACGTGAAGCGCTACAAAATGGGCCACGTAgcgatataattggcgcatatcgGATTATTGTGAATCGCTTGCAAAAACAGTCGTGGCTGGCGCGAAAACACGTCGAGCTGGCGCTACAAGAGATGCCAAAGATCGAGAAGAAAATGGAACGCTCCTGTTGTATACTCTAAGGCGTACAACGTGGAAGCGTGCCGGCAATTCTCGCCCTTTCACTATACAAACACGCAATTCTTGCTACTCGTAACTTAACAACTTCCATAAactctctgtctctctctccATGTCTGACTTTCTGTCTCTAACTCTCTACATAGTTACTAcaacacatatatacacacacatacatgcatgtaacTCTGCCTATCTAAGTAGTTGTATTTATTAATGAATTGTAACAAGTGACAAGTGGCAAATGACAAGTGACTACGTGTATTTATGTAGGTGTAGTTAAATTACAATTATATAAAGTATCGTAGATGTGTAAGTAGTGGTTTTGATCTCTGATCTTGAAGAAGCAGAATACTACTCAAGAATTGCATTAAGCAAGAAAATGCACGAAAATGTAAGAAAGTGAAGATGTGTAATACTTTAGTCGAATTTCATAGTTGTAGTTGTaatgtaataaataatgaaatgatAGTCAAATTGATAAATATTTGTTAGCTGAATAAACTGTTCGCCCCATATAAACTCCAAAAGGCGAATGTTCACCCAGAGTTATGTACtcgaaaaactaaaacaaaataagaaaacacacacacacacacaaatatatttattacaattaGACACAAGCGAAtgtgtttaaattttgttatattttgtaattttctaatttctaaaattttagtattaattgacaacaaaaaaaaacaaaaaacgctgtACTATTTTAGTTATGAACTGTGACAAGTGTAtcttataaaaagtgaaatccaaagaaacaaaaaaaatcttttaacatTGTTGGTCCATTTTTACTCACAAATTCGCGCCgacgagaaaaaatatattaaataacaatttcaaaaaacaaaaaaaacgaaaaaggcaGCATGAATTTTGCATATTTGAATTGTCTCCCATGGagtcatttacatataaacaaacaGATAACATACATGAAAGCCCTTTGTGTATTATTTGAATAAGTTTCGATTTGATTTACTACGATGACGAATGCAATTAATTAAgtccaataaataaatagtgaaaatattatgaatattaGTTACGAATACGAGTTTCATTTTCTTCGGGCAGGAAATCGTTGTGGAATATGCGGATCTGCGAGGAGCTTACatgtttagtaaaaatatttgtcataggtgggcacactgcattataaatttactgcattacaaatagcagtaatcagtaaaattttactgataatgaagtttaatttgcattaccagtaaacttttactgattattgaaagaaatttgcagtaaaaatattttttttactgattactgaaaaaaattgcagtaaaaatattttttactcattactgaaaaaaattgcagtaaaaattatttttttgctgattactgaaaaaaattgcagtaaaaatatttttttactgattactgaaaaaaattgcagtaaaaatatttttttactgattactgaaaaaaattgcagtaaaaatatttttttactgattactgaaaaaaattgcagtaaaattactgata harbors:
- the LOC129247139 gene encoding MAP/microtubule affinity-regulating kinase 4: MLSSEIATLECVHHPNILRLFEVVETLGRVYLVTEWIRGGELYNHITQGGPLREIHAAPLYKQLLLAVKHMHNLGFVHRDIKAENVLLLSEDRLKLADFGFSTQLINGANQKLDTFCGSPPYAAPELFSDDHYIGAPVDIWALGILLYFMVVGNMPFRAPTIPGLKAAILKGDYLLPGQLSLPCIRLIQRILIHIPARRPTIDDMLNSQFVCYPKLSAELMQYEINLRTKPVKRSGFWVRSKSRRMRKSYSLRERYMEVTNKPPINMNTRKSDGVFVDNFLHPIEINRDLPNELTKEPSKPNTPKRSFFCGTLKKKVSPMELEKERQLANGHGCENRQWNLDVAIDCPLFKNYDVETGDFVMLPTDTDDLTLVKPLEYEARQLLDELGINSEMLREALQNGPRSDIIGAYRIIVNRLQKQSWLARKHVELALQEMPKIEKKMERSCCIL